The Phragmites australis chromosome 15, lpPhrAust1.1, whole genome shotgun sequence genome window below encodes:
- the LOC133892820 gene encoding ATG8-interacting protein 1-like, protein MASDNKVTEVSSVADEWDMLSLTSSVYASPLYRKGFDPINLPGYGDVSNSQQGTHPGLYVSDGFVFPPSEHENLPIEPEVDELNTNNNGKECSCDGNNDEWCYVEPDEVDGINDENPSVSSDLPSANETTFADSKPPEIHAKEEKDRTTFKSDLPSEGWWKRKSTYLFHHIKGLTTVCSVVAAGAVVGFVVMGKRWQQDNWHLHQLHFSISSESTNQVIGLFSRLKDGLPGSQQLRSLLPTRVLPQQQLSA, encoded by the exons ATGGCATCCGACAATAAGGTCACTGAAGTGTCATCTGTGGCTGATGAATGGGATATGCTATCTCTGACTTCATCAGTGTACGCTAGCCCATTATACCGAAAAGGATTTGATCCAATTAATTTGCCTGGGTATGGGGATGTGAGTAATAGTCAGCAAGGGACACATCCTGGATTATACGTGTCAGATGGATTTGTGTTCCCTCCAAGTGAGCATGAGAATTTGCCAATAGAACCTGAGGTTGATGAATTAAATACTAACAACAATGGTAAGGAATGTAGTTGTGATGGGAATAATGATGAATGGTGTTATGTGGAACCCGATGAAGTTGATGGCATTAATGATGAAAACCCATCTGTCAGTAGTGACTTGCCTTCTGCCAATGAAACTACTTTCGCAGATTCAAAACCCCCAgaaatacatgccaaggaagaGAAAGATCGTACAACCTTCAAGTCTGATCTTCCGAGTGAAGGATGGTGGAAAAGGAAATCCACTTATCTTTTCCACCATATAAAGGGTTTGACTACAGTCTGCTCAGTTGTGGCAGCTGGTGCTGTTGTGGGTTTTGTTGTAATGGGTAAGAGGTGGCAGCAGGACAACTGGCACCTTCATCAACTTCATTTTAGCATCAGCAGTGAG AGCACGAATCAAGTCATTGGATTATTCAGCCGTTTGAAGGACGGGCTTCCCGGGAGTCAGCAGCTGAGGTCTTTGCTGCCAACTCGTGTACTCCCGCAACAGCAGCTGAGTGCTTGA